The Peribacillus sp. FSL E2-0218 genome contains a region encoding:
- the hutH gene encoding histidine ammonia-lyase: protein MITLTGQTLTIEDAKQVLYGGAFVTASAESVEKVEKSREAVENIVKQKKVVYGITTGFGKFSDVLIDAGDAEQLQWNLIHSHACGVGEPFPEVVSRAMVLLRANALLKGFSGVRPVVIERLIELLNAGVHPVIPQQGSLGASGDLAPLSHLALVLMGEGEVFYKGDRMEAITALSKEGILPLTLKAKEGLALINGTQAMTGMGLVNYIEAEQLAHQTEAIASLTLEGLRGIEDAFDPDVHLARGYRQQTEVAERIRRMIHGSQLITKQGELRVQDAYSLRCIPQVHGASWQTLDYVKEKLEIEMNAATDNPLIFDDGEKVISGGNFHGQPIAFAMDFMKIAVAELANISERRIERLVNPQLNDLPPFLSPSPGLQSGAMIMQYCAASLVSENKTLAHPASVDSIPSSANQEDHVSMGTIGSRHAHQIIQNVRRVLAIELICALQAVEYRGTEKMAPFTKDFYTEARKIIPSITQDRVFAKDIEAAASWLLEIDWNSFIHGTLHTT, encoded by the coding sequence ATGATTACGTTAACAGGCCAAACTTTAACGATTGAAGATGCGAAGCAAGTATTGTATGGAGGGGCATTCGTCACGGCATCAGCCGAGAGTGTCGAGAAGGTGGAAAAAAGCCGGGAGGCGGTTGAGAATATCGTGAAACAAAAGAAAGTCGTCTATGGGATTACAACAGGTTTCGGAAAATTCAGCGATGTGCTGATTGATGCAGGTGATGCAGAGCAGCTGCAGTGGAATTTGATCCATTCTCACGCATGCGGTGTAGGCGAACCGTTTCCTGAGGTGGTTTCAAGAGCGATGGTCCTACTCCGTGCCAATGCGCTCTTAAAAGGGTTCTCCGGGGTGCGTCCTGTGGTCATCGAACGCTTGATCGAGCTTTTGAATGCCGGGGTCCATCCGGTCATCCCTCAGCAAGGTTCACTTGGGGCGAGCGGCGACTTGGCGCCTCTTTCCCATTTGGCGCTGGTATTGATGGGGGAAGGAGAAGTGTTCTACAAAGGTGACCGAATGGAGGCGATCACCGCATTATCGAAAGAAGGGATTCTGCCGCTGACGCTTAAAGCGAAAGAAGGATTGGCATTAATCAACGGAACGCAGGCGATGACGGGGATGGGCCTGGTCAATTATATCGAAGCGGAACAGCTTGCCCATCAAACGGAGGCGATTGCTTCCTTGACGTTAGAAGGGCTGCGCGGCATTGAAGACGCCTTTGATCCGGATGTTCATCTTGCCCGCGGTTATCGCCAGCAAACGGAGGTCGCGGAACGGATTCGCCGCATGATCCATGGCAGCCAGCTCATCACCAAGCAAGGGGAGCTCAGGGTACAGGATGCGTATTCGCTTCGGTGCATTCCTCAGGTTCATGGGGCATCATGGCAAACTCTCGATTATGTCAAAGAAAAACTGGAAATTGAAATGAATGCTGCAACGGATAATCCGCTTATATTCGATGATGGTGAAAAGGTGATTTCAGGCGGAAACTTCCATGGCCAGCCGATAGCGTTTGCGATGGACTTCATGAAAATCGCCGTTGCCGAGCTTGCGAACATTTCCGAGCGCCGGATCGAGCGACTCGTCAATCCCCAGTTGAATGATTTACCGCCATTCCTGAGTCCGTCGCCTGGCTTGCAATCGGGAGCGATGATCATGCAATATTGCGCCGCTTCACTCGTCTCTGAAAATAAGACACTCGCCCATCCGGCTAGTGTGGATTCCATTCCATCTTCAGCGAATCAGGAAGATCATGTAAGCATGGGGACTATTGGATCGCGGCACGCGCATCAAATCATCCAAAACGTCCGCCGCGTTTTGGCGATAGAGCTCATTTGTGCCCTGCAAGCGGTGGAGTACCGCGGAACGGAAAAGATGGCTCCATTCACGAAGGATTTTTATACGGAAGCAAGAAAGATCATTCCGAGCATTACACAAGATCGCGTCTTCGCTAAGGATATCGAAGCAGCGGCTAGCTGGTTACTTGAAATCGACTGGAATTCGTTCATTCATGGGACCTTGCATACCACATAA
- a CDS encoding amino acid permease, producing MISLGGAIGTGLFLGSGPAIHSAGPGGALVAYAVIGIMVYFIMTSLGELASFMPVSGAFSTYATRFIDPALGFALGWNYWFTWAMTLAAELSAATMVMKFWFPHSPSFLWSSMFLVLIFLLNYVSVKGYGEGEYWFSLIKVATIIIFIVVGILMIFGIMNGEAIGFKNFTVGDAPFAGGFLATLGIFIAAGFSFQGTEIVGVAAGESEDPAKNVPRAVRSIFWRIFLFYILAILVIGLIVPYTNGSLQGHTIMVSPFTMVFEKVGLAFAASVMNAIILTAVLSAGNSSLYVTSRMLYSMANEGLAPKLFGKLNKRGVPIWGLIVTSLVGMLAFFASIFGDGVIYVWLMNAVGVTGFIFWLGIAASHYRFRKAYIAQGHSLNDLPYLSKWFPFGPIFSFALCFFVLMAQNYQAFMGDHINWAGVMAAYLGIPFFLVMWLGYKFVKKTKVIPLEKCRINFDEHRNV from the coding sequence ATGATTTCATTAGGCGGTGCGATTGGAACGGGGCTCTTCCTCGGAAGTGGCCCAGCCATCCATTCAGCAGGTCCTGGCGGGGCGTTGGTCGCATATGCCGTCATCGGCATCATGGTATATTTCATCATGACAAGCTTGGGGGAATTGGCATCATTCATGCCAGTCAGCGGTGCTTTCAGTACATATGCCACAAGGTTCATCGATCCCGCCCTCGGATTTGCGCTTGGCTGGAACTATTGGTTCACTTGGGCGATGACGCTTGCCGCGGAACTATCTGCCGCAACGATGGTCATGAAATTCTGGTTTCCGCACAGTCCATCATTTTTATGGAGTTCCATGTTTTTAGTTTTGATATTCCTATTGAATTACGTATCCGTGAAAGGGTATGGAGAAGGGGAATATTGGTTTTCACTCATCAAGGTCGCGACCATCATCATCTTTATCGTGGTCGGTATACTGATGATCTTCGGAATCATGAACGGAGAGGCGATCGGCTTTAAAAATTTCACGGTAGGTGACGCCCCGTTCGCTGGCGGGTTCTTGGCGACATTGGGAATTTTCATAGCGGCTGGTTTTTCTTTTCAAGGAACCGAAATCGTCGGTGTGGCAGCGGGTGAAAGTGAAGATCCGGCAAAGAATGTTCCAAGGGCCGTTCGCAGCATCTTTTGGCGGATATTCCTGTTTTATATTTTAGCCATCCTGGTTATCGGCCTGATCGTTCCCTATACAAATGGGAGTCTTCAGGGGCACACAATCATGGTCAGCCCGTTTACGATGGTATTTGAAAAAGTGGGACTGGCATTTGCAGCTTCAGTGATGAATGCCATCATTTTAACGGCAGTATTATCAGCAGGTAATTCAAGTCTTTATGTGACAAGCCGGATGTTGTACTCGATGGCAAATGAAGGGCTGGCACCAAAACTTTTCGGAAAGCTCAACAAGCGAGGCGTTCCCATCTGGGGACTGATCGTCACTTCACTTGTAGGCATGCTGGCATTTTTTGCATCCATTTTCGGTGATGGAGTGATTTATGTTTGGCTGATGAATGCAGTCGGAGTTACGGGTTTTATCTTTTGGCTTGGCATAGCGGCAAGTCATTACCGGTTTCGGAAAGCATACATCGCTCAAGGGCATTCATTAAATGATCTTCCCTATCTGTCAAAATGGTTCCCTTTTGGTCCGATATTTTCCTTTGCCCTATGTTTCTTCGTTTTAATGGCGCAAAACTATCAGGCATTCATGGGAGACCACATTAATTGGGCGGGCGTAATGGCAGCTTATCTTGGCATCCCGTTTTTTCTGGTAATGTGGCTCGGCTATAAATTCGTTAAAAAAACGAAAGTGATTCCGTTAGAAAAATGCCGGATAAATTTCGATGAACATAGGAATGTGTAA
- a CDS encoding glycine betaine/L-proline ABC transporter ATP-binding protein, with amino-acid sequence MKPYVEVRNVSKIFGKSPKAATDLLIQGKSKKEILKETGQTVGVNNVNFEIYPGEIFVIMGLSGSGKSTLIRMFNRLIDPTLGEILIGGEDIVKMNAARLREVRQKKISMVFQNFALFPHKTILENAEFGLEIQKVDPAKRHDKAMKALEAVGLKGYENQLPSQLSGGMQQRVGLARALASDTDVLLMDEAFSALDPLIRKDMQDELVEIQDQYKKTIIFITHDLDEALRIGDRIALMKDGSVIQLGTPEQIMMNPANEFVEKFVEDVDLSKVLTASHVMIRPEKISVDRGPRVALEIMRKQGYSSIFVVDRKQKLLGAVTAEQARQAMSNNQSISEVMTTDIPTVKEDELLGNLMDVMATSSLPISVVDDEKRIKGILLRGAVIGALAGNKDSLNEMESE; translated from the coding sequence ATGAAGCCATATGTAGAAGTCAGAAATGTCTCGAAAATTTTCGGCAAATCTCCAAAAGCTGCAACAGATTTATTGATTCAAGGCAAATCGAAAAAAGAAATACTGAAAGAAACGGGACAGACTGTCGGCGTTAATAATGTGAATTTCGAGATTTACCCTGGAGAAATATTCGTCATCATGGGTCTATCCGGAAGCGGTAAATCGACGTTGATCCGTATGTTCAATCGCTTGATCGATCCCACCCTTGGTGAAATATTGATTGGCGGAGAAGATATCGTAAAGATGAACGCCGCCCGTTTAAGAGAGGTCAGGCAAAAGAAAATAAGCATGGTATTTCAGAACTTTGCTTTATTCCCGCATAAAACGATATTGGAAAACGCGGAATTCGGGCTCGAAATCCAGAAGGTCGATCCTGCAAAACGTCATGATAAAGCCATGAAGGCGCTTGAGGCGGTCGGATTGAAGGGCTATGAAAATCAGCTTCCATCCCAACTTAGCGGCGGTATGCAGCAAAGGGTCGGATTAGCGCGGGCGCTTGCAAGCGACACGGACGTATTATTGATGGATGAGGCCTTTAGCGCCCTTGATCCACTAATACGTAAAGATATGCAGGATGAGCTGGTTGAAATTCAAGATCAGTATAAAAAAACGATCATTTTCATTACCCATGATCTTGATGAAGCATTGAGAATCGGGGATAGGATCGCGCTTATGAAGGATGGAAGCGTGATTCAGCTGGGAACACCAGAACAAATCATGATGAATCCAGCCAATGAATTTGTCGAGAAGTTCGTCGAAGATGTTGATTTATCAAAAGTATTGACAGCATCTCATGTGATGATCCGACCAGAGAAAATCTCAGTTGACAGAGGACCGAGGGTTGCCTTGGAAATCATGCGTAAACAGGGATATTCAAGCATTTTCGTTGTGGATAGGAAGCAGAAATTATTGGGGGCGGTGACAGCTGAACAAGCGCGTCAGGCCATGAGCAATAATCAATCGATTTCCGAAGTGATGACTACGGATATCCCGACAGTCAAAGAAGATGAATTACTAGGAAACCTTATGGACGTGATGGCAACGTCAAGCTTGCCGATCTCTGTCGTAGATGATGAAAAAAGAATTAAAGGAATTCTTCTCCGCGGTGCCGTTATCGGTGCCTTGGCAGGTAATAAAGATTCCTTGAATGAAATGGAGAGTGAATAA
- a CDS encoding glycine betaine ABC transporter substrate-binding protein: protein MNMPKIPLGAWVDSLVDWITIVFAGLFTLITNVIEGLLNILVDVMSAGPSIVLIVVLTLLVTYTSRWPLGIFTLISLLLIDNLGYWESSIQTLAIVLLSGFLTILIGIPIGIWCAQNNTVRKIVTPILDFMQTMPAFVYLIPSILFFGIGVVPGIIASFIFAIAPTIRMTNLGIQEVPNDLIEASDAFGSTSGQKLIKVQIPLATPTIMAGVNQSIMLALSMVVTASLVGAPGLGADVYRAVSQINVGQGFEAGLSIVIIAIILDRITQNLRKPAYEHIVSRKIIVIVLAILVVATALFTTFAKDTGVKGDENSFAAKANYEIIGIEPGAGIMKQTKTAISDYKLDDWKLVEGSSAAMVAELKKAIDKKEPIVVTGWTPHWMFSKYDLKYLEDPDEAYGGAENINSIARKGLEQDAPGAYKILDQFYWETKDMENVMVNVAEGMTPSEAADKWIKEHQDKVSKWTKDAVPGNGKKIKLVYVAWDTEIASTNVIGKVLEKNGYDVTLSQVEVGPMFAGVANGSADAMVAGWLPSTHMEYYDKYKADLVNLGPNLKGTKNGLVVPDYVEIDSIEDLK, encoded by the coding sequence ATGAATATGCCGAAAATCCCACTAGGAGCTTGGGTCGATTCTTTAGTGGATTGGATAACTATTGTATTTGCTGGATTATTTACACTGATTACGAATGTGATTGAAGGACTTTTAAATATACTTGTCGACGTAATGAGTGCCGGACCATCCATCGTATTGATTGTAGTGCTAACCCTTTTGGTTACTTATACAAGCAGATGGCCATTGGGAATCTTTACACTTATCAGCTTGCTATTGATCGATAATCTTGGTTATTGGGAATCAAGCATCCAAACACTGGCTATCGTGTTATTGTCAGGATTCCTAACGATACTGATCGGGATACCGATTGGGATATGGTGCGCCCAAAATAATACAGTGCGCAAGATCGTCACCCCGATTTTGGACTTCATGCAAACGATGCCCGCATTCGTTTACTTGATTCCTTCGATATTATTCTTTGGAATAGGGGTAGTGCCGGGAATCATTGCGTCATTCATTTTCGCAATCGCACCGACAATCCGGATGACGAATCTTGGAATTCAGGAAGTGCCCAATGATTTGATCGAAGCATCGGATGCTTTTGGCTCGACTAGCGGCCAGAAGTTAATCAAGGTACAAATACCTTTGGCCACTCCGACGATCATGGCAGGGGTAAACCAAAGCATCATGCTCGCACTTTCCATGGTCGTTACAGCTTCATTGGTCGGTGCACCAGGACTTGGGGCAGATGTTTACCGCGCTGTCAGCCAAATAAATGTAGGACAAGGATTCGAAGCAGGACTATCCATCGTCATCATAGCAATCATTCTTGATCGTATTACGCAAAATCTTCGTAAGCCGGCTTACGAGCACATCGTTAGCAGAAAAATCATTGTAATCGTTCTTGCGATACTCGTGGTTGCTACTGCACTATTCACTACGTTTGCAAAAGACACGGGTGTGAAAGGCGATGAGAACAGTTTTGCTGCCAAAGCCAATTATGAAATCATCGGAATCGAACCTGGAGCAGGAATAATGAAGCAAACCAAAACCGCTATTTCCGATTATAAGCTAGATGATTGGAAGCTTGTCGAAGGATCTTCGGCTGCAATGGTAGCTGAACTGAAAAAGGCAATCGATAAAAAAGAACCAATCGTCGTTACAGGCTGGACACCGCATTGGATGTTCTCGAAATATGACTTGAAATATCTCGAAGATCCGGATGAAGCATACGGCGGAGCTGAAAATATCAATTCGATCGCCAGAAAAGGTCTTGAACAGGATGCGCCAGGAGCCTATAAAATTCTTGATCAATTCTACTGGGAAACGAAAGATATGGAAAATGTAATGGTTAATGTTGCAGAAGGAATGACTCCTTCAGAAGCAGCAGATAAGTGGATAAAAGAACATCAGGACAAGGTATCCAAATGGACCAAGGATGCTGTGCCAGGAAATGGTAAAAAAATCAAATTGGTTTATGTTGCCTGGGATACTGAAATTGCCAGCACGAATGTAATTGGCAAGGTATTGGAGAAAAACGGGTATGACGTAACATTAAGCCAAGTTGAGGTGGGACCAATGTTCGCCGGTGTGGCAAACGGAAGTGCCGATGCCATGGTGGCTGGTTGGCTTCCAAGTACACATATGGAGTACTATGATAAGTACAAAGCCGATTTGGTCAACCTTGGACCAAACTTAAAAGGAACGAAAAATGGTCTGGTCGTACCTGATTATGTAGAGATCGATTCGATCGAAGACTTAAAGTAA
- a CDS encoding IS1182 family transposase, with translation MLSKHDSIQRDQLEMITLDQLVPPNHLVRKMEAAIDFTFIYDLVKDMYSEVGRPSIDPVILVKLTFIQYTFGIRSMRKTIEEVETNMAYRWFLGYGFHDKVPHFSTFGKNYERRFKDTDLFEQIFCRILMTAANKKLISVEHVFVDSTHVKASANKRKFEKKIVRKETRAYQGRLQEEINQDRENHGKKPFPPDKFDKEETKAIKESTTDPESGYYVKDERTKQFAYSFHAAADGNGFVLGTIVTPGNTHDSHILEPLVEQVIEKVGKPEAVAADAAYKTPAITSYLFNKEITPALPYTRPRTKEGFFRKHDYVYDEHFDCYLCPSGETLKYSTTNKEGYREYKSPKQICATCSFLSRCTESKDHQKVVTRHIWQAYVEEADHLRHHQEVKPIYAKRKETIERVFADAKEKHGMRWTTLRGLKKLSMQAMLTFAAMNLKKMATWTWQGPKMA, from the coding sequence ATGCTTTCTAAACATGATTCTATTCAGCGAGATCAACTTGAAATGATTACTTTAGATCAACTGGTGCCACCGAACCATTTGGTTCGTAAAATGGAGGCTGCCATTGACTTCACTTTCATTTATGACTTGGTGAAAGATATGTACTCAGAGGTAGGACGCCCAAGTATTGATCCAGTTATTTTAGTTAAACTGACTTTCATTCAATATACCTTCGGTATTCGTTCCATGCGTAAAACGATTGAAGAAGTTGAAACCAATATGGCTTACCGTTGGTTCTTAGGCTATGGTTTCCATGATAAAGTACCTCATTTCTCTACGTTCGGAAAAAATTATGAGCGACGCTTTAAAGATACAGACCTGTTTGAACAGATTTTCTGTCGCATTTTAATGACAGCTGCTAATAAAAAGTTAATAAGTGTAGAACACGTTTTCGTGGATTCCACCCATGTGAAAGCCAGTGCGAATAAACGGAAATTTGAAAAGAAAATCGTTCGTAAAGAAACACGAGCGTATCAAGGACGTCTTCAAGAAGAAATCAATCAAGATCGTGAAAACCATGGAAAGAAGCCTTTTCCACCAGATAAATTTGATAAGGAAGAAACCAAAGCAATTAAAGAAAGTACTACGGATCCTGAGAGTGGCTACTATGTGAAAGATGAACGAACAAAACAGTTTGCCTATTCATTCCATGCGGCCGCAGACGGCAACGGTTTTGTATTGGGAACGATTGTAACACCTGGTAATACACATGACAGTCATATTTTGGAGCCACTTGTTGAGCAAGTGATTGAGAAAGTTGGAAAACCAGAAGCAGTTGCCGCAGATGCAGCTTATAAAACACCAGCGATTACAAGCTACCTATTTAACAAAGAAATCACACCTGCTTTACCCTATACACGTCCTCGTACAAAAGAAGGATTCTTTCGCAAACATGACTATGTTTACGATGAACACTTTGATTGTTACCTTTGCCCTTCGGGAGAAACTTTAAAGTACTCAACAACAAATAAAGAGGGCTATCGCGAATACAAATCGCCCAAACAAATTTGTGCAACATGCTCATTTTTATCACGGTGTACGGAAAGCAAAGACCATCAAAAAGTAGTGACACGGCATATCTGGCAAGCATATGTGGAAGAAGCAGATCATCTGCGTCATCATCAAGAGGTAAAACCTATATATGCGAAACGCAAAGAAACGATTGAGCGTGTATTCGCAGATGCAAAAGAAAAGCATGGTATGCGTTGGACTACTTTAAGGGGACTTAAAAAATTGTCGATGCAGGCGATGCTTACTTTCGCTGCCATGAATTTAAAGAAGATGGCCACTTGGACATGGCAAGGTCCTAAAATGGCTTAA
- a CDS encoding nucleoside hydrolase, with amino-acid sequence MKPIIFDVDTGIDDALAMAYALHSPELEVLGFTTCFGNVAVEDATRNTLTVLEKLDRHIPVFSGANQTLNRGEKKKYPKHVHGEDGLGNTRKEVPSLQASQGNAVDFIIDQVKSRPHEITVIAVGPLTNIALAIKKDPKIMSFVKEVIIMGGAVRVPGNVTPFAEANILSDPDAAELLFSSGLPVTLVGLDVTLQTCLPKSKLGEWRASGKESAQFLAEMTDYYMKAYDSSHPGLGGCALHDPLAVGVAIDSGFVSTVQMNVKVVTEGEETGRTIGQPDRESNIRVCTQVDAERFVKHFLERVIRS; translated from the coding sequence ATGAAACCAATCATATTCGATGTTGATACAGGAATTGATGATGCCCTGGCGATGGCATACGCATTACATTCTCCAGAATTGGAGGTGCTCGGTTTCACGACTTGCTTCGGCAATGTGGCCGTTGAGGATGCGACTCGTAATACGCTTACTGTTTTGGAAAAGTTAGATCGGCATATACCGGTGTTTAGCGGAGCCAATCAAACATTGAACCGCGGGGAAAAGAAGAAATACCCGAAGCATGTCCATGGCGAGGACGGACTGGGAAATACACGTAAGGAGGTACCATCCCTCCAAGCATCACAAGGAAATGCAGTGGATTTCATCATCGATCAAGTGAAAAGCCGCCCCCATGAAATTACGGTCATTGCAGTTGGCCCGCTGACCAATATCGCCTTGGCGATCAAAAAAGACCCGAAAATCATGTCCTTCGTCAAAGAGGTGATTATAATGGGCGGTGCAGTACGAGTACCGGGCAATGTAACCCCCTTTGCTGAAGCGAACATCCTATCAGATCCCGATGCTGCCGAACTTTTATTCTCATCAGGTCTGCCAGTAACATTGGTGGGGCTTGATGTGACCTTGCAAACGTGTTTACCGAAATCGAAGCTTGGTGAATGGCGTGCGTCTGGTAAGGAATCTGCCCAATTTCTTGCGGAAATGACCGATTATTATATGAAGGCTTATGATTCCTCCCATCCAGGCTTGGGCGGTTGCGCTCTTCATGACCCACTTGCAGTAGGGGTTGCGATCGATTCAGGTTTCGTAAGTACAGTACAAATGAACGTCAAAGTGGTGACCGAAGGCGAAGAGACAGGCAGGACAATCGGTCAGCCTGACCGCGAATCCAATATCCGCGTCTGCACGCAAGTCGATGCCGAACGATTTGTAAAACACTTTTTGGAACGGGTCATTCGTTCGTAG
- a CDS encoding WXG100 family type VII secretion target encodes MSQIRVTPSELKDVARQYDNESQQVTDIIGRLDRMRDHLTGIWEGSSSEAFVGQYEELKPSFMDMARLLNEVSQQLHKSAQILEDTDNQIASQIRG; translated from the coding sequence ATGTCACAAATTCGCGTAACACCTTCAGAACTGAAAGATGTAGCTAGACAATATGATAATGAGAGCCAGCAGGTTACGGATATCATTGGTCGTTTAGATAGAATGAGAGATCATTTAACTGGCATTTGGGAAGGTTCTTCCAGTGAGGCTTTCGTCGGGCAATACGAGGAATTGAAGCCTTCATTCATGGATATGGCCCGATTGTTGAATGAAGTTTCTCAACAATTGCATAAATCAGCTCAGATCCTTGAGGACACAGATAACCAGATTGCTAGTCAAATTCGCGGATAA
- a CDS encoding EsaB/YukD family protein: MYIQLTIDLKRYTGEVFDLQVSDYRSIKKVIEIVWQLKDIALTPKEGYWVRVQNKEFVCSGYDTLLDSGITTGDRLEIL, from the coding sequence ATATATATTCAATTAACGATCGATTTAAAGAGGTATACGGGTGAAGTATTCGACTTGCAAGTGTCGGATTACCGATCCATCAAGAAGGTTATCGAAATAGTATGGCAGCTTAAGGATATTGCCCTTACACCTAAGGAGGGCTATTGGGTGCGGGTCCAGAATAAAGAGTTTGTATGTTCAGGTTATGACACCCTGCTCGATAGCGGGATTACGACTGGGGATCGCCTTGAGATCCTTTAG
- the essB gene encoding type VII secretion protein EssB → MDELSSSYLEKKIATHMVKDDSGYMFVFQRAKLSMQDRLELQLIHEADDALQRHIEVTEDEVQIRVNPPASFFVFSRAREKNVIRQWVSSYQIVKKIRNHQLTRLMLAVCPENIVFDSSMSPYFLHYGVRDSLPPYEQDQDMLFQETKATISALVDGQHSFEEYLLYHQTLKLSNEAQSILAAGTWDELSTIIQSRIDALEKEEKAFVHIPEKKWKTARYTLMGTMIALVPLLFFTIYTLFISQPRHTAYVESGESFLTQKYSEVIDRLENYDPRKMPYVVQYELARSYVTYEPLEGAARKNVENAITLQTDSQYLLYWIYIGRGENEDAIDLARIMEDRELIMYGLINQKEQIKLDDRLSGEEKETQLKEVDTELIQYKKEKEELEKQLDEQEGQNLEKSDAEAEAKPAVKEEVEKKESKDSIKTSDEKEKSKE, encoded by the coding sequence ATGGACGAGTTGAGTTCCTCATATCTGGAGAAAAAAATCGCAACACATATGGTGAAGGATGATAGTGGTTATATGTTCGTTTTTCAACGGGCGAAACTATCGATGCAAGATCGGCTGGAATTGCAGCTTATCCATGAAGCTGATGATGCTCTCCAGAGACATATAGAAGTGACAGAGGATGAGGTGCAGATCAGAGTAAATCCACCAGCCTCTTTTTTTGTTTTTTCGAGGGCAAGAGAGAAAAATGTGATACGCCAATGGGTATCTTCTTATCAAATCGTGAAGAAGATCAGAAATCATCAATTGACTCGGTTGATGCTTGCCGTCTGTCCGGAAAATATCGTTTTTGATTCAAGTATGTCCCCGTATTTCCTCCATTACGGTGTAAGGGACAGTCTGCCTCCCTATGAGCAGGATCAGGATATGTTATTTCAAGAAACGAAGGCAACGATTTCGGCGCTTGTGGATGGGCAACATTCATTCGAAGAGTACCTGCTTTACCATCAAACACTGAAGCTATCGAACGAAGCACAAAGCATATTGGCTGCCGGGACCTGGGATGAACTTTCCACAATCATTCAATCTCGAATAGATGCGTTGGAGAAGGAAGAAAAAGCATTTGTGCATATCCCCGAAAAGAAGTGGAAAACGGCACGGTATACTCTTATGGGAACGATGATCGCCCTTGTGCCATTGCTGTTCTTTACGATTTATACGCTTTTCATCTCCCAGCCAAGACATACTGCATACGTAGAAAGCGGTGAAAGCTTCCTAACGCAAAAATATAGTGAAGTTATTGACCGATTGGAAAATTATGATCCAAGGAAAATGCCGTATGTCGTTCAATATGAACTGGCAAGGTCTTATGTCACTTATGAACCGTTAGAGGGTGCCGCGAGGAAGAATGTCGAAAATGCCATCACCTTGCAGACCGATAGTCAGTATCTCTTGTATTGGATTTATATAGGCAGGGGGGAGAACGAGGACGCGATCGATTTGGCGAGAATCATGGAGGACCGCGAATTGATCATGTACGGGCTGATCAACCAGAAAGAACAGATTAAGCTGGATGATCGGCTATCTGGAGAAGAAAAGGAAACGCAACTTAAAGAAGTCGATACGGAGCTGATCCAATATAAAAAGGAAAAAGAGGAATTGGAAAAGCAATTGGATGAACAGGAAGGACAGAACCTGGAGAAATCCGATGCGGAAGCAGAAGCTAAGCCAGCAGTAAAAGAGGAAGTTGAAAAGAAAGAAAGCAAGGATTCAATAAAAACATCTGATGAAAAAGAGAAAAGCAAAGAGTGA